The nucleotide sequence AGCAATGCCCAACGCTTTTCTAGTAAAATCAACCGTCTAGGTTTAGGTGCAGATGCGACCTTTTTACAATTGGATAGCGATCAGGTAGCCAGTCAAACTCAAGTAGGCTACTCGGGTTATTTTGATACTCGTGGGGAATTCAACAGGTTTTTTGATGTGGTGTATTCCATCGGGATCTTCAATCATAATATCGATTTTGAAGAATTTGGCACTGGCCAGACGATTTCGTCCAGCATGCTAGGCGCAGAAGTCAAACTTTTAGCTGCTTTTAGGCCTTTTCAAACCGAATATTTCACACTTGAAGCTGGTCCAGCATTGATGCTTAATGGTGAGTTCAAATTTGACGATGTCGATAGCTCTAGGTTAGTAGGAACAGATGTACCAGTAATACTGGAAGAATTTGAGAAAACCAATCCTATCAATCTTAATGGTGTCGTTGGTTTTAGTGCAGGAACGAACGGCATAAGACTTACCGCACATTACCATTACGCTTTTTTTGACGCGTTGGATAGTGTGGATACCTTAGGGAACGAGCTTGAGGGTAATTTAGGTTACTTAAGCGCTGGTGTAAGGGTTTACTTCTAAATCTTCCTATTTAAAAAAGGACAGAAGTTTACCCAAGCTTTTCAATAGCATAGGAAATTCTAGAAACGGTTTCCTGCTTTCCTATCAGACTTGCGATTTCAAAAACATCAGGTCCAATAAGACTTCCCACAAGGGATAGACGCAACGGCATCATCACTTTGCCAAAACCCATTTCTTGTTCCTTGATCCATCCTTTTACGGCATCACTCAATCCTACCGCGCTATCGTCGTCTGTATTAATGATTACTTCGATGACATTTTTCATGATTCCTGAAGTGTCTTCTTTCCAAGATTTAGAAGCGGCTTTCTCATCAAATTCTTTGGGAGCAATAAAGAAAAATCCGGCCAGTTCAAAAAGATCTTCCACAAACACGGCTCGCTCTTTTACCAGCCCAACGACGATGTTGACATAATCTTGCGAACCGTAATCAATGTTTTTGGATTGTAACGCTTTCGCGAAAGCGTCACCCACAACAGCATCATCCTGCTGTACAAACCACTGCTGCTGGAACCATTTGGTTTTCTCTGGATCAAACTTTGCTCCAGAATTATTGACATGTTCGAGGGAAAACGCTTGTACCAGCTCTTCCAAAGAGAAAATCTCTTGTTCTGTTCCAGGATTCCAACCTAAAAAGGCCAGCATGTTCACGACGGCTTCTGGTAGGTAGCCGTCCTCACGATAACCGCTGCTCTTCTCACCGTTTTCTGGATTCCATTCCAATGGGAATACGGGAAAGCCCATTTTATCACCGTCGCGCTTGCTTAGTTTTCCTTTACCGGTAGGTTTAAGGATCAATGGTAAATGCGCAAACTTAGGAGCTTCCCATTTTAGGCTCTCGTAAAGCAAAACGTGTAGCGCCATGCTAGGCAACCATTCTTCTCCACGAATCACATGCGAGATTTCCATCTCATGATCGTCTACAATATTAGCCAGGTGATAGGTAGGCATGCCGTCACTTTTGAACAACACTTTGTCATCCAACAAGCTGGTATCGATCTCAATGCCCTTACGTATCTCGTCAAACATAAAGAGCGTCTTGATCTCTGGCTTGAACCTTATCACATAATCATCACCACGATCTATTCTTTCCTGTACTTCACCTTCGGTAAGTGTTAGGGAATTTTTGAATTGTAGTCTATTGTGATGGTTATAGATAAAGGTCTCTTTGTTCGCTTCAGCAGTGG is from Nonlabens sp. YIK11 and encodes:
- the gltX gene encoding glutamate--tRNA ligase; the encoded protein is MSTNVRVRFAPSPTGPLHIGGVRTALFNYLFAKKHNGTFILRIEDTDQNRYVEGAEDYIVESLNWCNIPYDEGPGKDGGHGPYRQSERKDRYKKYALQLIENGAAYYAFDTAEELADARTTAEANKETFIYNHHNRLQFKNSLTLTEGEVQERIDRGDDYVIRFKPEIKTLFMFDEIRKGIEIDTSLLDDKVLFKSDGMPTYHLANIVDDHEMEISHVIRGEEWLPSMALHVLLYESLKWEAPKFAHLPLILKPTGKGKLSKRDGDKMGFPVFPLEWNPENGEKSSGYREDGYLPEAVVNMLAFLGWNPGTEQEIFSLEELVQAFSLEHVNNSGAKFDPEKTKWFQQQWFVQQDDAVVGDAFAKALQSKNIDYGSQDYVNIVVGLVKERAVFVEDLFELAGFFFIAPKEFDEKAASKSWKEDTSGIMKNVIEVIINTDDDSAVGLSDAVKGWIKEQEMGFGKVMMPLRLSLVGSLIGPDVFEIASLIGKQETVSRISYAIEKLG